The following proteins are encoded in a genomic region of Cricetulus griseus strain 17A/GY chromosome 7, alternate assembly CriGri-PICRH-1.0, whole genome shotgun sequence:
- the LOC100751121 gene encoding 40S ribosomal protein S27-like, which translates to MPLEKDLLHPSPEEEKRKHKKKPLVQSPNSYFMDVKYPGCCKITTVFSHARMVVLCVGCSTVLCQPTGRKARLTEGCSFRRKQH; encoded by the coding sequence ATGCCTCTCGAAAAGGATCTCCTTCATCCCTctccagaagaggaaaagaggaaacacaagaaaaagccCCTGGTGCAGAGCCCCAACTCCTACTTTATGGATGTGAAGTACCCAGGATGCTGTAAAATCACCACGGTCTTTAGCCATGCACGAATGGTAGTCTTATGTGTTGGCTGCTCCACTGTCCTCTGTCAGCCCACAGGCAGAAAAGCAAGGCTGACAGAAGGATGCTCCTTCAGGAGGAAGCAGCACTAA